CTTGCCAAAGCCATCCCCAACCTGGCCAAGGCACTTATGTGATCTGACTGTTTCACTGCGGTGGGAGAGGGACAACTTCGATCCCGGTCACCGCCGCGAAGTCGCGGGGGTTGAAGGTGAATAGCGGCAGGCCGGCCGCCTTGGCAGTGGCGGCGATCAGGGCATCGAAGGCTCTGGCCTTGGGTTTTGAACCGGCACGGCGAATGTCGGCAGCAACCTGCGCAAAAGCTCGCGCCGCAGCAGCGTCGAAGGGTAGTGGATCGCCTAGGTCTGCCTCGGCCTGCTGGACCTGGGCCAGGCGAGCAGCCCGCTCCTGTTCGTTGGCGGCGACCAGTGGCCCAACCGAAAACTCAGCTAGCGTGACCGCGCAAATGACAACTTCATCCGGCAGGTCGGCCGGCTCAAGTTCGCCCATTCGCAGGACGGCCGAGGTATCGAGCAGGCCGGTTTTGTGCCTCACAGTGACTGGTCCAAGATGCCGTCAATGTCGCGGCGCAAGCGCTCCGGGTCGACCCGGGGTAGCCGCCTGGCCCGCGCAACCAACTGCGGCGTTGACAAGCTTCGCCGGCCAAGCGGACGGAGTTCCGCCACCGGGCTGCCGTCTCGTGTGACTGTTAGCGTCTCGCCGCGCTCAACCCGGTCCAGCACCCGTCCACCTTGGTTGCGCAGCTCTCGCACGCTCACACCAGTACTCATGAGCTCAGTGTATCACCCGTGAGACTCCAGCCTTAGGCCGCGTTTTCCTTGCCGCCAGGACGCACGAGGCTCAGGTGGGCAGGTGGCGGTCGATGGCGATGACGCGGCCGCGGCGGTGGCCGGTGGCAACGACGTGAGCCACGGCCATTTCGCCTAGCTCCAGGGCTCCGGGGCCAAGCTGTTTGGCCAGTTTGCCGCCGCCGCCGGCCAGTAGCCGGGCAGTCAATAGTGGCAGCACCGGCCGGTGAGAGCAGACCACGGCGGCGACTTCACCGCCCAACACCCGGTCAATCAGGCGACCGGCCCGGCCCGGCCGGTGGACGGCGTCAGTTTCGGATAGCCAGCGGTTGGTGTTGATCGGCAAGCGAGACCGGCGGGCGTAGGGCCGGACGGTGGCGCGGCATCGGGCCCAGGGTGATGTGACAATTTGCCTAACGCCCAGCGCCGCCAAGGAAGGCACCAAGCCGCGGGCCGCCCGGCGGCCGGCACCGGTCAAAGGCCTTGAGGCGTCAGCCTTAGACCAGGCGGT
Above is a window of Micrococcales bacterium DNA encoding:
- a CDS encoding type II toxin-antitoxin system prevent-host-death family antitoxin, translated to MSTGVSVRELRNQGGRVLDRVERGETLTVTRDGSPVAELRPLGRRSLSTPQLVARARRLPRVDPERLRRDIDGILDQSL
- a CDS encoding PIN domain-containing protein, whose product is MRHKTGLLDTSAVLRMGELEPADLPDEVVICAVTLAEFSVGPLVAANEQERAARLAQVQQAEADLGDPLPFDAAAARAFAQVAADIRRAGSKPKARAFDALIAATAKAAGLPLFTFNPRDFAAVTGIEVVPLPPQ